The Klebsiella electrica genome contains the following window.
CCGAATCGCTGGGCTCAATTTATTGACTGCGGTGATCATTTACTGGAATACCGTCCATCTTGGTCATGCCGTCACGGAGCGGCGGAACGAAGGGTTGGATGTTCCCCCTGAATTTCTTCCCCACATATCCCCATTGGGCTGGGCGCACATTCTACTGACTGGCGAATATCTTTGGCCCAAGGAACCGAAAGCTTAGGGTGTCATTTCGCCCTCAGCCGGAACCGACCCCGGAGACGGAAAACATCACCCTGACGCTCAACCGCGCCAGCCTTTCCGATTTGCCGTAGGCAAGGGCCGCTCTCATCAGAGATCTGAACTTGTGCTAAAAAAATCAGCCACCTCTGGTTAGTCACGGAGCCCACCGATATGCGCGCCTGCGTCGACGCTCTGACGCGGAAGGGTTGAGGGGGTGGTAAAATTTATGACAAATATTGATCTCGAGTGAATTTTTGGATATTCTGTACCTTGAAAGCACGTACGGCTTCCATCCTGGAAAGCTGACAAGAAAGGAGCCAGTGACTAGCGGACGCTTTCATCCGTGTAGCCACACCTATTAAGTGAGGTTTTCTACATGACTACCATTTCGCAGAAGTCTGCTCGGGAGATGCTTGGCACCCCTCAGAACTTCAGAGGCGGTGTGTATGTGACAAAAAATGGTGCAGCTGAGCTGTTTATTCAGACCGCAGAAGAACGTGAAGCGGAACTGGTTGAACGCCACCAGCAGCAGCAAGTAAACGCCATGCTGAAACTGGTTAGCCTGTCTCAGCATGATTTTGAGAACGGCCGCCACGAAACCGCCCGTGAGCTATTAGCACGGAGGCGAGCAGAGCGGCATAAATAATATGAGGCCCATAAATGACGGTAGCAATCACCACCCAAGTAACAGAACAAACTTTATCAGTAATTGAGTCCTATAAAGCGGTAACAATGTCAGACGATGATGCTCGCGATTTTGCGACTGATTTGTTGGAACAAGCTATCGTCGATATTGAGGCTAATCCCCTTCAATATCCGTTTGAACAAAACGCGCTGGCCAACGGCGTAAAGTTGCGCCGCTGGTTAGATCCAACCGGGAAATACATCTGTCTTTTCCGCTATAACCAACAGACTGACGAGGCGATTCTCGACATTTTTGCCAGCACACGTCAGGACTGGTTATCACTTCTCTATCTCGTCCAGATCTCCCGCCCATAAAGATCGAAGCATGTGACGACTCCCCCTGCGATGGCTGTGGGGTTCACATTTGTGCTTTTATCATCCCCAATAACCGCCAAGGCGGTTGTGGGGTTTGAGGGCCAATGGAACGAAAACGTACGATAGCGACATAACCCATTGTTTAAATTGTGTGATTCATAGACATCAATATAATTTTTTAGCATTCCCTTTATTCCTGTCTGAATGTTTTCCCTTCAACTTCGTTAGATCTGTGTTCAGCTTCATCATAGGCGCGTCGTGAAGCTTCTATATCCTGCCATGTGTCGCGAATCCAACGGGTAAAACCAGCAAGTGGCTCCAGCATGGAGCACCCTCGTTCAGTCAACTCGTATTCGACACGAGGCGGCAGTTCAGGGTAGTAGTGGCGCGAAACTAGACCATCCCGTTCAAGGTTACGCAACGTTAACGTCAGCATGCGTTGCGAGATGTCCGGGATGCCCCGTCGAAGCACCCCGAAACGCATCGGTGTATCGGGATAGAGAGATAAGAACGAAATAACCAAAATTGTCCACTTGTCTCCCAGTCGGGCTAATACACTTCCGGGAGCACAAGGCGTCAGTACCGGGCCTCTGGGCGTATGTAGAACAGGTCGGCCATTGACCTCATCTGGCATCATGGTCTGTCCATCTTCAGGAATGTTCTCCATTAGTTATCTCTCTGTAACTCAGTATCAAAAAAGTGCCGTCTTGCGGAAATACCATGATAGTTCAAAATGAGAACCTTCAAAAGTTACTATGGGGTACTGAGATGCAACAGTCTTTGGAAGGCACTGTTGCAAAGTTAGCGATGAGGCAGCCTTTTGTCTTATTCAAAGGCCTTACATTTCAAAAACTCTGCTTACCAGGCGCATTTCGCCCAGGGGATCACCATAATAAATGCTGAGGCCTGGCCTTTGCGTAATGCACGCATCACCTCAATACCTTTGATGGTGGCGTAAGCCGTCTTCATGGATTTAAATCCCAGCGTGGCGCCGATTATCCGTTTCAGTTTGCCATGATCGCATTCAATCACGTTGTTCCGGTACTTAATCTGTCGGTGTTCAACGTCAGACGGGCACCGGCCTTCGCGTTTGAGCAGAGCAAGCGCGCGACCATAGGCGGGCGCTTTATCCGTGTTGATGAATCGCGGGATCTGCCACTTCTTCACGTTGTTGAGGATTTTACCCAGAAACCGGTATGCAGCTTTGCTGTTACGACGGGAGGAGAGATAAAAATCGACAGTGCGGCCCCGGCTGTCGACGGCCCGGTACAGATACGCCCAGCGGCCATTGACCTTCACGTAGGTTTCATCCATGTGCCACGGGCAAAGATCGGAAGGGTTACGCCAGTACCAGCGCAGCCGTTTTTCCATTTCAGGCGCATAACGCTGAACCCAGCGGTAAATCGTGGAGTGATCGACATTCACTCCGCGTTCAGCCAGCATCTCCTGCAGCTCACGGTAACTGATGCCGTATTTGCAGTACCAGCGTACGGCCCACAGAATGATGTCACGCTGAAAATGCCGGCCTTTGAATGGGTTCATGTGCAGCTCCATCAGCAAAAGGGGATGATAAGTTTATCACCACCGACTATTTGCAACAGTGCCCTCTTCTCCTTTCATCCGGCGGGCAATGTCGTGCTGGATGTTGCGGGTCACATCAGGCGCGCCCTGAACCACGGCAGGTGAAACCAGAATGACCACATGATGCTGCTGCTGATACTCCGCCAGACTCTTCTCCAGCGCGTCGTTAAACCGATCAGAGAGCGCTTTGGACTGCGCCTCTGTCAGCTGCTTCTGACTCACACTGTCCATAAAGCTGTCGAGCGTTTTCTTCATATCAAAAGCCACCACCCGCGGCGTGGAGTAGTCCAGAACCACGCGTGAGAGAAACGCGCTGGTTGCCAGGGCGAAAAGCACGAGAGCAACGATGACAGGTATCCGGCGAAAGGTAAGAGAGGTCGTACTGACCGGTTGTTCGGTGTTGTTTTTCATCACTGTTTATCCTCCATGTCATTCACCGGTATTCGGGATTCAAGCTCAGCCATTTCGTCTTTAAAGTTGCGACACGCGAGGCCGTACACCGCATCGTGGATATCGACCCCCTCCTGCCGGCGTGCTTTCATGTACTCAAAATCCGGGCCTTTCGAGGAGTACATCGCCCGGCTGAGCGGGTCGACGAACAGGCGGTGCCAGGAGCAGTTCGCTT
Protein-coding sequences here:
- the trbI gene encoding type-F conjugative transfer system protein TrbI → MKNNTEQPVSTTSLTFRRIPVIVALVLFALATSAFLSRVVLDYSTPRVVAFDMKKTLDSFMDSVSQKQLTEAQSKALSDRFNDALEKSLAEYQQQHHVVILVSPAVVQGAPDVTRNIQHDIARRMKGEEGTVANSRW
- a CDS encoding winged helix-turn-helix transcriptional regulator, with product MPDEVNGRPVLHTPRGPVLTPCAPGSVLARLGDKWTILVISFLSLYPDTPMRFGVLRRGIPDISQRMLTLTLRNLERDGLVSRHYYPELPPRVEYELTERGCSMLEPLAGFTRWIRDTWQDIEASRRAYDEAEHRSNEVEGKTFRQE